Proteins from one Rhinopithecus roxellana isolate Shanxi Qingling chromosome 18, ASM756505v1, whole genome shotgun sequence genomic window:
- the C18H13orf42 gene encoding uncharacterized protein C13orf42 homolog, which produces MFRKIHSIFNSSPQRKTAAESPFYEGASPAVKLIRSSSMYVVGDHGEKFSESLKNYKSTSSMDTSLYYLRQEEDRAWMYSRTQDCLQYLQELLALRKKYLSSFSDLKPRCTQGISSTSSKSSKGGKRTPVRSTPKEIKKATPKKYSQFSADVAEAIAFFDSIIAELDTERRPRAAEATPPNEDVDFDVATSSREHSLHSNWILRAPRRHSEDIAAHTVHTVDGQFRRSTECRTVGTQRRLERHPIYLPKAVEGAFNTWKFKPKACKKDLGSSRQILFNFSGEDMEWDAELFALEPQMSPGEDYYETENPKGQWLLRKRLWERTVP; this is translated from the exons ATGTTCAGAAAGATCCACTCCATCTTTAACTCCAGCCCGCAGAGAAAGACGGCGGCCGAGAGCCCCTTCTACGAAGGAGCCAGCCCCGCAGTGAAGCTGATTCGAAGCAGCTCCATGTATGTGGTCGGGGACCACGGGGAGAAATTCAGCGAGTCCTTAAAGAATTACAAAAGCACCAGTAGCATGGACACCAGCCTGTACTACCTGCGGCAGGAGGAGGACCGGGCGTGGATGTATTCGCGCACCCAGGACTGCCTGCAGTACCTGCAGGAGCTGCTGGCCTTGCGCAAAAAATATCTCAGCAGCTTCAGTGATCTGAAGCCCCGCTGCACCCAGGGCATTTCCTCAACCTCCTCCAAATCCTCCAAGGGAGGGAAAAGGACCCCTGTCCGGTCTACTCCCAAAGAAATAAAG AAAGCAACCCCAAAGAAATACTCGCAGTTCAGTGCCGATGTGGCCGAGGCCATTGCTTTCTTTGACTCCATCATTGCAGAGCTGGATACAGAGAGACGGCCCCGGGCTGCCGAGGCCACCCCACCAAATGAAGACGTGGACTTTGACG TGGCCACCAGCTCCCGGGAGCACAGCTTGCATTCTAACTGGATCCTGCGGGCGCCACGCAGACACTCCGAGGATATCGCTGCTCACACTGTGCATACTGTGGATGGCCAATTTCGAAGGAGCACTGAGTGCAGGACTGTGGGCACTCAGAGGAGACTTGAGAGGCACCCCATTTATTTGCCCAAGGCTGTGGAAGGGGCCTTCAACACCTGGAAATTTAAGCCCAAAGCCTGCAAAAAAGA ccTGGGGAGCTCCAGACAGATCCTTTTCAACTTCTCAGGAGAAGATATGGAGTGGGATGCAGAGCTCTTTGCGTTGGAGCCCCAGATGTCTCCTGGGGAGGACTACTATGAGACAGAGAACCCCAAAGGACAGTGGCTGCTTCGAAAAAGACTTTGGGAACGGACAGTGCCCTGA